One region of Verrucomicrobiia bacterium genomic DNA includes:
- a CDS encoding penicillin-binding protein 2, translating to MDRSLQYRRLWFLTWGLFAGFAVVAMRLIQVQWLDPRDPDTDEPVVPTVAVRKPALRGTILDAQGIPLAQSWITVLVRADPVHLGSHAREVAHLAAPFLKLSETEVMERMRPVQFPVTNSIVVTNGLQVITNLQVQLKTRRSNLIATNVTLADWHELSAVLRTNRFPGQLQLIEERERLRERVRAERAGIPWWDLAGWWHSRRGALAAERQVTRRLRALQRELLPCRRNGLFSELVQVRTYPHDHLAAHVIGFTTNNFAPESRAKGLPVPLQGAQGLEQRCDRELRERPGLVRMRMLRGREYVPGRMEDIAAQDGSTVVLTLDIRIQEAVERALDHAVQRLNPSSMCAIVVRPSTGDILALANRPTFNLNDRRVETLEAFKNRALVDSYEPGSTFKVVTWSAVLNEGKASLEDGIDCHYGRWVVPKIGRQIQDDQGHQLGVVSVLNAFAESSNVGAVKLSMQLQPERFLQYVRDFGFLARTDIECAELSTNRIALPDGGERVRISIGESAGRLPSWDGLTASSLAFGYAIRVTPLQSLMAVSALANGGILMKPRLVQRIEESDGGRVLHCPPRQVRRVVSPETAAAMVRAMRAAVESGTGRPAALEDFDVAGKTGTAKLSLGGAYHKGDYYASFVGFLPAGNPEVAIIVTAERPTTAGKAYYGGKACAPVFREIALEVANVLQLAPTVVRSNTVTAGWNSPSLHGGGPL from the coding sequence GTCCGCAAGCCCGCCCTGCGCGGCACGATTTTGGACGCCCAGGGTATTCCCCTGGCTCAATCCTGGATCACCGTCCTGGTCCGGGCGGACCCCGTGCACCTCGGAAGTCACGCGCGCGAGGTGGCGCACCTCGCAGCGCCATTCCTCAAACTGTCCGAGACCGAGGTCATGGAACGGATGCGTCCGGTGCAATTCCCCGTCACCAATTCCATCGTGGTGACCAACGGCCTGCAGGTCATCACCAACCTGCAGGTGCAGCTGAAGACCCGGCGGTCGAACCTGATTGCGACGAACGTCACCCTGGCGGATTGGCACGAGCTGAGCGCCGTGCTGCGGACCAACCGGTTTCCCGGGCAGCTCCAGTTGATTGAGGAACGGGAGCGGTTGCGCGAACGGGTGCGCGCGGAGCGGGCGGGGATCCCCTGGTGGGATCTCGCCGGTTGGTGGCATTCCCGGCGGGGGGCGCTTGCCGCCGAACGGCAGGTCACCCGCCGGCTGCGTGCCCTCCAGCGGGAGCTGCTGCCGTGCCGGCGCAACGGCCTTTTTTCCGAACTGGTGCAGGTGCGGACGTACCCCCACGACCATCTGGCCGCCCATGTGATCGGATTCACCACCAACAACTTTGCCCCGGAAAGTCGTGCGAAAGGGCTCCCCGTGCCGTTGCAGGGCGCCCAAGGACTGGAGCAGCGCTGCGATCGCGAGCTGCGGGAGCGTCCCGGGTTGGTGCGGATGCGGATGCTGCGGGGACGGGAGTACGTGCCGGGACGGATGGAGGACATCGCGGCGCAGGATGGCAGCACGGTGGTGCTGACATTGGACATCCGGATCCAGGAAGCCGTCGAACGGGCTCTCGATCACGCGGTGCAACGCCTGAATCCGTCCTCCATGTGCGCGATCGTCGTCCGCCCCTCGACCGGGGACATCCTCGCGCTTGCCAACCGGCCGACCTTCAATTTGAACGATCGCCGGGTGGAAACACTGGAGGCCTTCAAGAACCGGGCGTTGGTGGATTCGTACGAGCCCGGATCCACCTTCAAGGTCGTCACCTGGTCGGCGGTGCTCAACGAAGGCAAGGCTTCGCTGGAGGACGGGATTGACTGCCACTACGGCCGCTGGGTCGTCCCAAAAATCGGGCGACAGATCCAGGATGACCAGGGCCATCAGCTGGGCGTGGTCTCGGTGCTGAACGCCTTCGCGGAATCCAGCAATGTGGGGGCCGTAAAATTGTCCATGCAATTGCAGCCTGAACGGTTTCTGCAGTATGTCCGCGACTTCGGGTTCCTGGCCCGCACGGACATTGAATGTGCCGAACTCAGCACCAACCGGATCGCGCTGCCGGACGGTGGGGAGCGGGTGCGCATTTCCATCGGCGAGTCCGCGGGGCGGCTTCCCAGCTGGGACGGCCTGACGGCGAGTTCCCTCGCCTTCGGCTACGCCATCCGGGTGACGCCATTGCAGTCGCTCATGGCCGTATCCGCTCTGGCCAACGGCGGCATCCTCATGAAGCCGCGTCTGGTCCAACGGATCGAGGAATCGGATGGGGGGCGCGTGCTGCACTGTCCTCCACGGCAGGTGCGGCGGGTGGTGAGCCCGGAAACGGCGGCGGCAATGGTTCGGGCGATGCGGGCCGCGGTGGAGTCCGGGACCGGCCGGCCGGCGGCGCTGGAAGACTTTGATGTGGCCGGCAAGACGGGCACGGCGAAACTCTCGCTGGGCGGCGCCTACCACAAAGGGGACTATTACGCGTCGTTCGTCGGGTTCCTTCCGGCCGGGAACCCGGAGGTTGCGATCATCGTGACCGCGGAGCGGCCGACAACGGCCGGCAAGGCCTACTACGGCGGCAAGGCCTGCGCCCCGGTCTTCCGCGAGATCGCCCTGGAGGTGGCCAACGTGCTGCAGCTGGCCCCGACGGTGGTGCGCTCCAACACGGTGACCGCGGGATGGAACTCCCCTTCGCTGCACGGCGGCGGCCCCCTGTGA